The Blautia hydrogenotrophica DSM 10507 genome window below encodes:
- a CDS encoding MarR family winged helix-turn-helix transcriptional regulator yields MSNPKDTKMTPISALIEVFPLCQKVILNTVDFKDHGFTKTQLCILLSLTAKSPLTMSELAAYIASSKEQATRAVAPLVKAGYLERIQDEKNRKLVLVQLTLYGKEMMQIEEVKLKETMAAKINNLSPEDREAFAQAVNTTVQILKKLQ; encoded by the coding sequence ATGAGCAATCCAAAAGATACCAAGATGACTCCGATCTCCGCCCTGATAGAAGTATTTCCTCTCTGTCAGAAAGTTATTCTAAATACCGTCGACTTTAAGGATCACGGTTTCACTAAGACCCAGCTTTGCATTCTACTCTCTCTGACTGCTAAATCACCGCTAACGATGTCGGAACTCGCCGCCTACATCGCATCTTCCAAGGAACAGGCGACCCGAGCTGTTGCTCCCCTGGTGAAAGCCGGCTACCTGGAACGAATTCAGGACGAAAAAAACCGTAAGCTGGTTTTGGTACAGCTGACACTCTACGGAAAAGAGATGATGCAAATCGAAGAAGTGAAATTAAAAGAGACGATGGCGGCCAAAATAAACAACCTCTCCCCTGAGGACCGGGAGGCGTTCGCCCAGGCTGTGAACACCACGGTTCAAATTTTAAAAAAGCTACAGTAA